The Catenuloplanes niger genome includes a window with the following:
- a CDS encoding RNaseH domain-containing protein — protein MEIAIPWPGTWSPRQLATLTARFCDHTIVWDDRTVAPLPLHLATRADVTHPDHRSEEEV, from the coding sequence ATGGAGATCGCCATTCCTTGGCCCGGAACGTGGTCTCCACGACAGCTGGCGACCCTCACCGCACGGTTCTGCGACCACACAATCGTGTGGGACGACCGCACTGTCGCTCCGCTACCGCTGCACCTGGCCACCCGGGCCGACGTAACGCACCCCGACCACCGATCGGAGGAGGAAGTCTGA
- a CDS encoding putative bifunctional diguanylate cyclase/phosphodiesterase, translated as MGTKRGWLWWPVCGVLACLVYVLLPDGRFSAVLSAVVGLASVVLLIAGVRRKAAAHRGPWWVFAAGLVAWVAGDEFYAYDAIVGGTHPYPSWADAAYLSAYPLFVVAIFRLTRERRLREPAALIDTAMIATGLGLVYWVFVIGPIVRDDTTPILVRAVTAAYPTAGVLLFAVVGPLLIRPGRRSPSVWLLTLGSTAALAGNVGYTLLPGVHPLLDRAVFGVFLFSYCCFAGAALHPSSDSPVARRQPPHDGWQRIAMLTASTLLVPAVLFAEAKRGTEHVDIGAIGVGAVILFALMLARLSGFFATVQRQSEQLEQLAMADELTGLANRRLFEQDLTAALRDGLVQVAVLDLNGFKEVNDTFGHAAGDQLLSVVAQRLREAVRDDDVVARMGGDEFAVLVREVSPAAMSAIAERIGASLRRPVDANGQQLLVSASVGTAGNETGEEIDSDEMLRRADAAMYAAKRAGGGRHLRYTADLDAQATVRARAGADLRTALEGGQFHLVYQPIVELPEGRIVSVEALVRWTHPERGFVSPAEFVPIAEETGLIVELGEWILRQACAQAVTWFAEYGAAAPQRISVNVSARQLAEPGFAGLVVAVLSETGLRPEQLVVELTETAVFDGGQALRTVEALHRRGVRIALDDFGTGHSSLTLLQTVPVDVLKVDKSFVDKVTMAGRHAVIATALIQVSDGLGLQAVAEGVETAEQADELYRLGYRLAQGYHFGKPVPQPVFVPDAAYSARP; from the coding sequence GTGGGGACGAAGCGGGGCTGGCTGTGGTGGCCGGTGTGCGGGGTGCTCGCCTGTCTGGTCTACGTCCTGCTGCCGGACGGGCGGTTCTCGGCCGTGCTGTCCGCGGTGGTCGGGCTCGCGTCGGTGGTGCTGCTGATCGCCGGTGTGCGGCGGAAGGCGGCGGCGCACCGGGGACCGTGGTGGGTCTTCGCGGCCGGGCTGGTGGCCTGGGTGGCCGGGGACGAGTTCTACGCCTACGACGCGATCGTCGGCGGCACGCACCCGTACCCGTCGTGGGCGGACGCGGCCTACCTCAGCGCGTACCCCCTGTTCGTGGTGGCGATCTTCCGGCTGACGCGGGAACGGCGGCTGCGCGAGCCGGCCGCGTTGATCGACACGGCGATGATCGCGACCGGGCTGGGCCTGGTCTACTGGGTCTTCGTGATCGGGCCGATCGTCCGGGACGACACGACGCCGATACTGGTCCGCGCGGTGACCGCGGCGTACCCGACCGCGGGTGTGCTGTTGTTCGCGGTGGTCGGCCCGCTGCTGATCCGGCCGGGGCGGCGCAGCCCGAGCGTCTGGCTGCTGACGCTGGGCAGCACGGCCGCGCTGGCCGGCAACGTCGGCTACACGCTGCTGCCGGGCGTCCACCCGCTGCTGGACCGGGCCGTCTTCGGCGTGTTCCTGTTCTCCTACTGCTGCTTCGCGGGCGCGGCGCTGCACCCGTCGAGCGACTCCCCGGTCGCCCGCCGGCAGCCGCCGCACGACGGCTGGCAGCGGATCGCGATGCTGACCGCGTCCACGCTGCTGGTCCCGGCCGTGCTGTTCGCCGAGGCGAAGCGCGGCACCGAGCACGTCGACATCGGGGCGATCGGCGTCGGCGCGGTCATCCTGTTCGCGCTGATGCTGGCCCGGCTGTCCGGTTTCTTCGCGACCGTGCAGCGACAGTCCGAACAGCTGGAGCAGCTGGCGATGGCGGACGAGCTGACCGGGCTGGCGAATCGGCGGCTGTTCGAGCAGGATCTGACCGCGGCGCTGCGGGACGGCCTGGTGCAGGTCGCGGTGCTGGACCTGAACGGGTTCAAGGAGGTCAACGACACGTTCGGGCACGCCGCCGGCGACCAGCTGCTGAGCGTGGTGGCGCAGCGGCTGCGCGAGGCGGTCCGGGACGACGACGTGGTGGCGCGGATGGGCGGTGACGAGTTCGCGGTGCTGGTCCGCGAGGTGTCGCCGGCAGCGATGTCCGCGATCGCGGAGCGGATCGGCGCGTCGCTGCGCCGCCCGGTCGACGCGAACGGCCAGCAGCTGCTGGTCAGCGCGAGCGTGGGCACGGCCGGCAACGAGACCGGCGAGGAGATCGACTCGGACGAGATGCTGCGCCGCGCGGACGCCGCCATGTACGCGGCCAAGCGCGCCGGCGGCGGACGGCACCTGCGCTACACCGCGGACCTGGACGCGCAGGCCACGGTGCGGGCACGGGCCGGCGCGGACCTGCGGACCGCGCTCGAGGGCGGCCAGTTCCACCTGGTCTACCAGCCGATCGTGGAACTGCCGGAGGGCCGGATCGTCTCGGTGGAGGCGCTGGTCCGGTGGACGCACCCGGAGCGCGGGTTCGTCAGCCCGGCCGAGTTCGTGCCGATCGCGGAGGAGACCGGCCTGATCGTGGAGCTGGGCGAGTGGATCCTCCGCCAGGCGTGCGCGCAGGCGGTGACCTGGTTCGCCGAGTACGGTGCCGCCGCACCGCAGCGGATCAGCGTGAACGTCTCCGCCCGCCAGCTGGCCGAACCCGGGTTCGCCGGCCTGGTCGTCGCGGTGCTGTCCGAGACCGGGCTGCGACCGGAACAGCTGGTGGTGGAGCTGACCGAGACCGCGGTCTTCGACGGCGGTCAGGCGCTGCGCACGGTGGAGGCGCTGCACCGCCGCGGGGTGCGGATCGCGCTCGACGACTTCGGCACCGGTCACTCGTCGCTGACGCTGCTGCAGACCGTGCCGGTGGACGTGCTGAAGGTGGACAAGTCGTTCGTCGACAAGGTCACCATGGCCGGCCGGCACGCCGTGATCGCGACCGCGCTGATCCAGGTCAGCGACGGCCTCGGCCTGCAGGCGGTGGCGGAGGGCGTGGAGACGGCGGAACAGGCGGACGAGCTGTACCGGCTCGGCTACCGGCTGGCGCAGGGCTACCACTTCGGCAAGCCGGTGCCGCAGCCGGTGTTCGTACCGGACGCGGCGTACTCCGCCCGGCCGTGA
- a CDS encoding esterase-like activity of phytase family protein: MNLINIYRYAVQGIIGAGTVSMALAFAGAPARADDTYVTTPTLTGWAALPPETYVAGSRASGGALGSTPVHGIPVPFPNQPVQGFSGGLHNKDGTYDVLSDNGYGTTANSADFLLRVHRIAPDVGTGAIDVVGGFYLTDPDGHVPWELTRADRALTGADFDPESIARDGAGGYWIGDEFGPYLLHVDEAGRLLAPPVPMPGVTSPESADRTGVKANLDTSKGVEGLAASPDGRFLYPLLEGPVAGDGARDLRFSEFDTRTGAYTGKRWTYRLDRAGMVVSDVVALDADRFLVIEHDGFLGEHAETKRIYVADRRDRNRDGAMDKTVVTNLMNLANPEQIAGFRVTFTFPLQPEGLIVLDDRTIVVLNDNNFPGSAGRYHGVADYSEFITIRLPGLLEIDPRVLR, from the coding sequence ATGAACTTGATCAACATTTACCGGTACGCAGTTCAGGGGATCATCGGCGCCGGTACGGTGTCCATGGCCCTCGCGTTCGCCGGCGCGCCCGCCCGGGCGGACGACACATATGTGACCACGCCCACACTCACCGGCTGGGCCGCGCTGCCGCCGGAGACCTATGTGGCCGGCAGCCGGGCGTCCGGCGGTGCGCTCGGCAGCACGCCGGTGCACGGGATACCCGTACCGTTCCCGAACCAGCCGGTGCAGGGGTTCTCCGGTGGCCTGCACAACAAGGACGGTACCTATGACGTGCTCTCCGACAACGGCTACGGCACCACCGCGAACAGCGCCGACTTCCTGCTGCGCGTGCACCGGATCGCACCGGACGTCGGCACCGGCGCGATCGACGTGGTCGGCGGCTTCTACCTGACCGACCCGGACGGGCACGTGCCGTGGGAGCTGACCCGCGCGGACCGCGCGCTGACCGGTGCCGACTTCGACCCGGAGTCGATCGCGCGGGACGGCGCCGGCGGCTACTGGATCGGTGACGAGTTCGGCCCGTACCTGCTGCACGTCGACGAGGCCGGCCGGCTGCTCGCGCCGCCGGTCCCGATGCCCGGCGTCACCTCGCCGGAGTCCGCGGACCGCACCGGCGTGAAGGCCAACCTGGACACCAGCAAGGGCGTCGAGGGTCTGGCCGCGTCGCCCGACGGCCGCTTCCTCTACCCGCTGCTGGAGGGCCCGGTCGCCGGTGACGGCGCACGTGACCTGCGGTTCAGCGAGTTCGACACGCGTACCGGGGCGTACACCGGCAAGCGCTGGACGTACCGGCTGGACCGGGCCGGCATGGTGGTCAGCGACGTGGTCGCGCTGGACGCGGACCGCTTCCTGGTGATCGAGCACGACGGCTTCCTGGGCGAGCACGCCGAGACCAAGCGGATCTACGTCGCGGACCGCCGCGACCGCAACCGCGACGGCGCGATGGACAAGACCGTGGTCACGAACCTGATGAACCTGGCGAACCCGGAGCAGATCGCCGGGTTCCGGGTCACGTTCACGTTCCCGCTGCAGCCGGAGGGCCTGATCGTGCTGGACGACCGCACGATCGTGGTGCTGAACGACAACAACTTCCCCGGCTCGGCCGGCCGCTACCACGGCGTCGCCGACTACAGCGAGTTCATCACGATCCGCCTCCCCGGCCTCCTGGAGATCGACCCGCGCGTCCTCCGCTGA
- a CDS encoding dicarboxylate/amino acid:cation symporter, with product MRKIPFSAQILAGLVLGVVLGLVARQLGPVDDGSPNWLTSTLDTVGSSFVTLLRVLVVPLVVTAIIASIANLRGVTGAARLAGQTLLWFAITALIAVVIGIGLGVLLQPGNHTSVGEELAEEPSRVGDWWAFLTGLIPSNILGLSASTSSSGGVSLSFNVLQLVVIAIAIGIAALKTGEKAEPFLAFNQSALSVVQTVLWWVIRLAPIGTVGLLGNAVASYGWDAIGSLGVFTGAVYLGLALVVLVVYPVLLKVHGLSVRRWFATTWPALQLAFVSRSSLGTLPVTEQVTERLGVPRSYASFAIPLGATTKMDGCAAIYPALAAIFVAQFFGISLSVPDYLLIVLVSVLGSAATAGTTGATVMLTLTLSTLGLPLAGVGLLLAIDPILDMGRTAVNVAGQALVPTIVAKREGLLDEEQYARATAIPSGDATPAPREAVAAA from the coding sequence ATCCGAAAGATCCCGTTCTCCGCGCAGATATTGGCCGGCCTGGTGCTCGGCGTGGTCCTCGGGCTGGTCGCCCGGCAGCTCGGGCCGGTCGACGACGGCAGCCCGAACTGGCTGACCAGCACGCTGGACACCGTCGGCAGCTCGTTCGTCACGCTGCTGCGCGTGCTGGTGGTGCCGCTGGTGGTCACCGCGATCATCGCCAGCATCGCGAACCTGCGCGGCGTGACCGGCGCGGCCCGGCTCGCCGGTCAGACGCTGCTCTGGTTCGCGATCACCGCGCTGATCGCCGTCGTGATCGGCATCGGCCTCGGCGTGCTCCTGCAGCCCGGCAACCACACCTCGGTCGGCGAGGAGCTGGCAGAGGAGCCGAGCCGGGTCGGCGACTGGTGGGCGTTCCTCACCGGGCTGATCCCCAGCAACATCCTCGGCCTGTCCGCCAGCACCAGCAGCTCCGGCGGCGTCAGCCTGTCGTTCAACGTGCTGCAGCTCGTGGTGATCGCGATCGCGATCGGCATCGCGGCGCTGAAGACCGGCGAGAAGGCCGAGCCGTTCCTGGCGTTCAACCAGTCCGCGCTGTCCGTGGTGCAGACCGTGCTGTGGTGGGTCATCCGGCTCGCCCCGATCGGCACGGTCGGCCTGCTCGGCAACGCGGTCGCCAGCTACGGCTGGGACGCGATCGGCTCGCTCGGTGTCTTCACCGGCGCGGTCTACCTGGGCCTGGCGCTGGTCGTCCTCGTGGTCTACCCGGTGCTGCTGAAGGTGCACGGGCTGTCCGTGCGCCGCTGGTTCGCCACCACCTGGCCGGCGCTCCAGCTGGCCTTCGTCTCGCGCAGCTCGCTCGGCACGCTGCCGGTCACCGAGCAGGTCACCGAGCGGCTGGGCGTGCCGCGCTCGTACGCCAGCTTCGCGATCCCGCTCGGCGCCACCACCAAGATGGACGGTTGCGCCGCGATCTACCCGGCGCTGGCCGCGATCTTCGTGGCGCAGTTCTTCGGCATCTCGCTCAGCGTCCCGGACTACCTGCTGATCGTGCTGGTCTCGGTGCTCGGCTCGGCCGCCACCGCGGGCACCACCGGCGCGACCGTGATGCTCACGCTGACGCTCTCCACGCTCGGCCTGCCGCTGGCCGGCGTCGGCCTGCTGCTGGCGATCGACCCGATCCTGGACATGGGCCGCACCGCGGTGAACGTGGCCGGCCAGGCCCTGGTCCCGACGATCGTGGCCAAGCGCGAGGGCCTGCTCGACGAGGAGCAGTACGCGCGGGCCACCGCGATCCCGTCCGGCGACGCGACGCCCGCACCGCGCGAGGCCGTCGCCGCCGCCTGA
- a CDS encoding esterase-like activity of phytase family protein: MGKITTNGYAVRAVAGAGVLALTLALAGAPTQAHGDKVTTPTLTGWASLPALTFVPGSEPAGAALGTAPVNGIAAPWADQPVQGFSGVLRNADGSFDVLSDNGFGTQANSADFLLRIQRIAPVFGTGEVDVLGGINLTDPDGHVAWDLVRDDRVLTGADFDVESIVRDADGGYWIGEEFGPYLLHFDRTGKLLSAPVPLPGVVAPETAARTGGSANLGSSKGFEGLAMSPDGRYLYSLLEGTVTGDPAATLRFNEFDVRRGAYTGKHLSYRLDAANLAIGDAISVDANRFLVIERDGGQGATAVIKKIYLADKRDRDRDGVLDKTLLVDLMNVANPKRIAGFGTTFTFPFQTIEDVIILDDRTIGVLNDNNFPGSAGRAAGVADNNEFITIRLPRSLDADKRVLARR; the protein is encoded by the coding sequence ATGGGAAAGATCACGACCAACGGGTACGCCGTGCGCGCGGTCGCCGGCGCCGGCGTACTCGCCCTGACTCTGGCTCTCGCCGGCGCGCCGACCCAGGCGCACGGTGACAAGGTCACGACGCCGACGCTCACCGGCTGGGCGTCACTGCCGGCGCTGACGTTCGTGCCCGGCAGCGAGCCGGCCGGTGCCGCGCTCGGCACCGCGCCGGTCAACGGCATCGCCGCCCCCTGGGCCGACCAGCCGGTGCAGGGCTTCTCCGGCGTGCTGCGCAACGCGGACGGCAGCTTCGACGTGCTGTCCGACAACGGCTTCGGCACCCAGGCCAACAGCGCCGACTTCCTGCTGCGCATCCAGCGGATCGCGCCGGTCTTCGGCACCGGCGAGGTGGACGTGCTGGGTGGCATCAACCTGACCGACCCGGACGGGCACGTCGCCTGGGACCTGGTCCGGGACGACCGGGTGCTGACCGGCGCCGACTTCGACGTCGAGTCGATCGTCCGGGACGCCGACGGCGGCTACTGGATCGGGGAGGAGTTCGGGCCGTACCTGCTGCACTTCGACCGGACCGGCAAGCTGCTCTCCGCCCCGGTCCCGCTGCCCGGCGTCGTCGCGCCGGAGACCGCGGCGCGCACCGGCGGCAGCGCCAACCTCGGCTCGAGCAAGGGCTTCGAGGGGCTGGCCATGTCGCCCGACGGGCGTTACCTCTACTCGCTGCTGGAGGGCACCGTCACCGGCGACCCGGCGGCCACGCTGCGCTTCAACGAGTTCGACGTCCGCCGGGGCGCGTACACCGGGAAGCACCTCAGCTACCGGCTGGACGCGGCGAACCTGGCGATCGGGGACGCGATCTCGGTGGACGCGAACCGCTTCCTGGTGATCGAGCGCGACGGCGGCCAGGGCGCCACCGCCGTGATCAAGAAGATCTACCTGGCCGACAAGCGGGATCGCGACCGGGACGGCGTGCTGGACAAGACGCTGCTGGTGGACCTGATGAACGTGGCGAACCCGAAGCGCATCGCCGGTTTCGGCACCACGTTCACGTTCCCGTTCCAGACGATCGAAGACGTGATCATCCTGGACGACCGGACGATCGGCGTGCTGAACGACAACAACTTCCCGGGCTCGGCCGGCCGCGCCGCGGGCGTCGCCGACAACAACGAGTTCATCACCATCCGCCTGCCGCGGTCGCTGGACGCGGACAAGCGCGTCCTCGCGCGGCGCTGA
- a CDS encoding TAXI family TRAP transporter solute-binding subunit, with translation MTALPRRTLLAGLGGLALFLGTAACSSRAPAARRIRVATGADDIGRELAALIDRQLPGVEVSVVTTTASAAAVALVERGETEIGFAQAGVLSPESSVTALARVYEDLLHLVVQADSPMTTVADLRGRRVSVGAPGSGTAVAADRLLAAARMPRDAYDRRELGLDDATAALSRGELDAFFFAGGLPVAGLRRLSDTLRFRLLDLSGWAGTLGSTVWNVPGSAYRTPPAATIADPTLLVASAAMPDDLAFDVTRLLLEHRDELAASYPAIEALDLRSAIATMPLPLHPGAARYYRSVKP, from the coding sequence GTGACTGCGCTCCCCCGCCGCACCCTGCTGGCCGGCCTGGGTGGGCTCGCCCTGTTCCTCGGCACCGCCGCATGCTCCAGCCGGGCGCCGGCCGCGCGCCGGATCCGGGTCGCGACCGGCGCCGACGACATCGGCCGCGAGCTGGCCGCGCTGATCGACCGGCAGCTGCCCGGCGTCGAGGTCTCCGTGGTGACCACCACCGCGTCGGCCGCGGCCGTGGCGCTGGTCGAGCGCGGCGAGACCGAGATCGGTTTCGCGCAGGCCGGCGTGCTGTCGCCGGAGTCGTCGGTGACCGCGCTGGCCCGCGTCTACGAGGACCTGCTGCATCTGGTCGTGCAGGCGGACAGTCCGATGACGACGGTGGCGGACCTGCGCGGCCGGCGGGTGTCGGTCGGCGCGCCGGGTTCGGGCACCGCGGTCGCGGCGGACCGGCTGCTGGCCGCGGCCCGGATGCCGCGCGACGCCTACGACCGGCGGGAGCTGGGACTCGACGACGCCACGGCCGCGCTGTCCCGCGGCGAGCTGGACGCGTTCTTCTTCGCCGGCGGGCTGCCGGTCGCCGGGCTGCGGCGGCTCAGCGACACGCTCCGGTTCCGCCTGCTGGACCTGTCCGGCTGGGCCGGCACGCTGGGCAGCACGGTGTGGAACGTGCCGGGTTCCGCCTACCGCACGCCACCGGCCGCCACGATCGCCGACCCGACGCTGCTGGTCGCGTCCGCCGCGATGCCGGACGACCTGGCGTTCGACGTGACGCGGCTGCTGCTGGAACACCGCGACGAGCTGGCCGCCTCGTACCCGGCGATCGAAGCTCTGGATCTGCGCTCCGCGATCGCGACGATGCCGCTGCCGCTGCACCCGGGCGCGGCCCGTTACTACCGTTCGGTCAAACCCTAG
- a CDS encoding transposase family protein has product MLDVPRELVRYLAQLLSAERRARGTRRGTRSLTCFYQALLVIVWFRKAEDATVLGAGFGISRATVYRYLAEGITVLSAQAPDLHEALQRAADEGWAFVILDGKLFDCDRLAETATSVKGETIDAWYSGKHRDFGANVQAVMRPDGLIIWTSPSLPGHMHDLSCAQQLGVTAALNWAAAELQLPALADAGYEGAGHGIKTPTKQPAGGRQLAVANRTVNRLLRGLRWQGERGFAILVGRWKTLRHTTASPRRIGDIVAAALHLTHFEYRILPETH; this is encoded by the coding sequence ATGCTCGACGTGCCCAGGGAACTGGTGCGCTACCTTGCCCAGCTGCTGTCCGCCGAACGGCGGGCGAGGGGCACCCGTCGCGGGACACGGTCGTTGACCTGCTTCTACCAGGCGCTGCTGGTCATAGTGTGGTTCCGCAAAGCCGAAGACGCCACGGTGCTGGGCGCCGGGTTCGGGATCTCCCGGGCCACCGTTTACCGGTATCTCGCCGAAGGCATCACCGTGCTGTCCGCCCAGGCACCTGATCTGCATGAGGCGTTACAACGGGCCGCCGACGAGGGCTGGGCGTTCGTCATTCTGGACGGCAAGCTGTTCGACTGTGACCGCCTCGCGGAGACCGCCACCAGCGTGAAGGGCGAGACGATCGACGCCTGGTACTCGGGAAAGCACCGGGACTTCGGCGCGAACGTCCAGGCCGTCATGCGCCCTGACGGGCTGATCATCTGGACCTCACCGTCACTGCCCGGGCATATGCATGATCTCAGCTGCGCTCAGCAGCTGGGCGTCACCGCCGCGTTGAACTGGGCCGCCGCCGAACTGCAGCTGCCGGCCCTCGCCGACGCCGGCTACGAAGGAGCAGGTCACGGCATCAAAACCCCCACCAAACAACCGGCCGGCGGCCGGCAACTCGCGGTGGCGAACCGGACGGTGAACCGGCTGCTACGCGGCCTGCGCTGGCAAGGCGAACGCGGCTTCGCCATCCTCGTCGGCCGCTGGAAAACGCTACGCCATACCACCGCCAGCCCACGACGAATCGGTGACATCGTCGCCGCCGCACTTCACCTCACCCACTTCGAATACCGAATCCTGCCCGAAACTCACTGA
- a CDS encoding transposase — protein MAAGPVLGGVQGQGVRPKRTAVIDLYTRTPEDTTVVCVDELGPLIPRVYPAQPGWTADGNRVKEEVAYWREPEKTWVYGGLRIHDGHAVTMCADRRNSLCYQNFLALLETDNPVGQIVVVTDNLSSHTSVSTRAWLTEVISTRTCGAVLL, from the coding sequence ATGGCGGCAGGTCCGGTCCTGGGCGGTGTCCAAGGACAAGGAGTTCGTCCCAAAAGGACAGCCGTCATCGATCTCTACACCCGCACGCCCGAGGACACCACGGTCGTCTGCGTCGACGAACTCGGCCCGCTGATCCCACGCGTCTACCCGGCTCAGCCTGGCTGGACCGCCGATGGCAACCGGGTCAAGGAAGAGGTCGCCTACTGGCGTGAGCCGGAGAAGACCTGGGTCTACGGCGGGCTGCGCATCCATGACGGGCACGCGGTCACGATGTGCGCCGACCGCCGCAACAGCCTCTGCTACCAGAACTTCCTCGCCCTGCTGGAGACCGACAACCCGGTCGGGCAGATCGTCGTGGTGACCGACAACCTGTCCTCTCATACCTCGGTTTCCACCCGCGCATGGCTTACTGAGGTGATCTCAACGAGGACTTGCGGCGCGGTTCTGCTGTAG
- a CDS encoding cytochrome P450, translated as MDYQSALASLFLPEGRNDPYPAYDVLRAHAPVFAADGRWWVTSHTVTNQVLRHPSMRILDAADYDTFWPDWRQNRGVASFVLSMLQTNPPDHSRVRRAAAATFTARRVAAMRDVIAALCEELITSMPAKADFIGAFAYPLPISVICALLGVPAADRPWFRERVADLTVVLEPISTEREMRLADVAGRAVEDYFVGLIAERRRTPQEDLTSALAANGDLTAEELLANLILLLIAGFETTTNLLGTGVKMLMDRPEHAARLRADPGLAPAYVEEILRYDSPVQMTSRLAAEPVEFGGVRIAAGESINMLLGAANRDPERYADPHRFDPDRENVAPVSFGGGAHYCLGAPLARLEAQVALPMLVTMLPALAQDGPEVRRDRLVLRGYSALPVTIG; from the coding sequence ATGGATTACCAGAGCGCATTGGCGTCACTGTTCCTGCCCGAGGGTCGTAACGATCCGTACCCGGCTTACGACGTGCTGCGTGCGCACGCGCCCGTTTTCGCGGCCGATGGGCGCTGGTGGGTGACCTCACACACGGTGACCAACCAGGTGCTGCGTCACCCGTCCATGCGCATCCTGGACGCGGCGGACTACGACACGTTCTGGCCCGACTGGCGGCAGAACCGCGGCGTCGCCTCGTTCGTGCTGTCCATGCTGCAGACCAATCCGCCGGACCACTCGCGGGTGCGCCGCGCGGCGGCGGCCACGTTCACCGCCCGGCGGGTCGCCGCGATGCGCGACGTCATCGCGGCGCTGTGCGAGGAGCTGATCACGTCGATGCCGGCGAAGGCGGACTTCATCGGCGCGTTCGCGTACCCGCTTCCGATCTCGGTGATCTGCGCGCTGCTCGGCGTGCCGGCCGCGGACCGGCCCTGGTTCCGGGAGCGGGTCGCGGACCTCACCGTGGTGCTTGAGCCGATCAGCACGGAGCGGGAGATGCGGCTCGCGGACGTGGCCGGGCGCGCGGTGGAGGACTACTTCGTCGGCCTGATCGCGGAGCGCCGCCGCACCCCGCAGGAGGACCTGACCAGCGCGCTCGCCGCCAACGGCGACCTCACCGCGGAGGAGCTGCTGGCCAACCTGATCCTGCTGCTCATCGCGGGCTTCGAGACCACCACCAACCTGCTCGGCACCGGCGTCAAGATGCTGATGGACCGGCCGGAGCACGCGGCCCGGCTGCGCGCCGACCCCGGGCTCGCCCCCGCCTACGTGGAGGAGATCCTGCGGTACGACTCACCGGTGCAGATGACGAGCCGGCTCGCGGCCGAGCCCGTCGAGTTCGGCGGCGTGCGGATCGCGGCCGGTGAGTCGATCAACATGCTGCTCGGCGCCGCCAACCGCGACCCGGAACGGTACGCCGACCCGCACCGCTTCGACCCGGACCGGGAGAACGTCGCGCCGGTGTCGTTCGGCGGCGGCGCGCACTACTGCCTCGGCGCGCCACTGGCCCGGCTGGAGGCGCAGGTCGCGCTGCCGATGCTGGTCACCATGCTGCCCGCGCTCGCGCAGGACGGGCCGGAGGTCCGCCGGGACCGGCTGGTGCTGCGGGGCTACTCCGCGCTGCCGGTCACGATCGGGTGA
- a CDS encoding IS630 family transposase → MAEPVRARRLTQDEGRRLQQLVRRGKHDSVRVRRALIIMASASGTPVPAIARLVAAHEDTVRDVIHMFNQMGLACLNPQWAGGRPRRISEDDEAFIVTTATQHPRRLGQPFTRWSLRKLADYLAGRDAARRVVVSPERLRQLLHDNDVSWQRTRTWKESSDPDFDAKLDRIEQVTNAFLDRCFAFDQFGPLSIRPHHGSTWAPRSDPGRLPATYTRTHGIRYFHGCYSLGDDQLWGVVRRRKGADHSLAALQSIRAARPDGAPIYVILDNLSANKTAKIRRWAALNKVELCLTPTSASWANPIEAQFGPLRTFVMAGSDHPNHTVQTGELQKYLRWRNANARHPDVLAAQRRERARIRSERQHRWGRPRTQTAA, encoded by the coding sequence GTGGCTGAGCCGGTACGGGCACGGCGGTTGACCCAGGACGAGGGCCGCAGGCTGCAACAACTCGTCCGGCGCGGGAAGCACGACTCGGTCCGGGTCCGCCGGGCGTTGATCATCATGGCGTCCGCGTCCGGGACCCCGGTCCCGGCGATCGCCCGGCTGGTCGCCGCGCATGAGGACACGGTCCGGGACGTGATCCACATGTTCAATCAGATGGGGCTGGCCTGCCTAAACCCTCAGTGGGCGGGCGGCCGTCCCCGCCGGATCAGTGAAGACGACGAAGCGTTCATCGTCACGACGGCCACGCAACACCCGCGCCGGCTCGGGCAGCCCTTCACCCGGTGGAGCCTGCGGAAACTCGCCGACTACCTCGCCGGCCGTGATGCCGCCCGGCGGGTGGTCGTCAGCCCGGAGCGGCTGCGGCAACTTTTGCATGACAACGACGTGTCCTGGCAGCGCACACGCACCTGGAAGGAATCGTCGGATCCGGACTTCGACGCGAAACTCGACCGGATAGAGCAGGTCACGAACGCGTTCCTGGACCGGTGTTTCGCCTTCGACCAGTTCGGGCCGCTATCGATCCGCCCGCACCACGGCAGCACGTGGGCACCGCGATCCGATCCGGGCCGGCTGCCCGCGACCTACACCCGCACGCACGGCATCCGCTACTTCCACGGCTGCTACAGCCTCGGCGACGACCAGCTCTGGGGAGTCGTCCGCCGCCGCAAAGGCGCAGATCACAGCCTCGCCGCGCTGCAATCGATCCGCGCGGCGCGGCCGGACGGGGCACCGATCTACGTCATCCTCGACAACCTGTCGGCGAACAAGACCGCGAAAATCCGCCGGTGGGCGGCCCTCAACAAGGTCGAGTTGTGCCTGACCCCGACCAGCGCGTCCTGGGCCAACCCGATCGAGGCCCAGTTCGGACCACTCCGCACGTTCGTCATGGCCGGCTCGGACCACCCGAACCACACCGTCCAGACCGGCGAGCTGCAGAAATACCTACGCTGGCGCAACGCCAACGCCCGCCACCCCGACGTCCTGGCCGCCCAACGACGCGAACGCGCCCGCATCCGCAGCGAACGCCAACACCGCTGGGGTCGACCACGCACCCAGACCGCCGCCTAA